The following are encoded together in the Gemmatimonadota bacterium genome:
- a CDS encoding aldolase/citrate lyase family protein, translating into MGKKRINRCIELLEQGEYLYYTGAGPLTYENGKQQAKTWADFLMVDYEHSPFDVVGLRAFMQGLVDGGPTNSGHRTPTVFATLPSNCRTVQEVRANAWQVRHVLSSGVHGILHTHARQADAVRAFVEECRYPFQIAGLDRGLVQGQRGAGGQGYAAGIWGLKGPEYTQVADPWPLNPDGELMLGLKIEDRECVANAEYICKVPGLAFAEWGPGDMGMSYGFADAHDPPYPPVMEEARSIVKGACDENGIHFLCSWKDSSKSAEENIRFLMDWGVRILSGGGEDQARIGRAISGRQMPV; encoded by the coding sequence ATGGGAAAGAAACGAATTAACAGATGTATCGAGCTTCTCGAGCAGGGCGAGTATCTCTATTATACGGGTGCTGGCCCTCTTACGTATGAGAATGGGAAGCAGCAGGCAAAGACGTGGGCGGATTTTTTGATGGTGGATTACGAGCACAGTCCGTTTGACGTGGTTGGTCTGCGTGCGTTTATGCAGGGGCTGGTGGATGGTGGTCCCACAAATTCGGGACACCGCACGCCGACGGTGTTTGCGACGTTGCCGTCCAATTGTCGCACGGTTCAGGAGGTTCGCGCCAATGCATGGCAGGTCAGGCATGTTTTGAGTTCGGGGGTACACGGTATTTTGCATACGCATGCGCGGCAGGCCGATGCGGTGAGGGCGTTTGTCGAGGAGTGCAGGTATCCGTTTCAGATAGCTGGACTGGATCGCGGTTTGGTGCAGGGTCAGCGGGGAGCAGGCGGTCAGGGATATGCTGCGGGTATCTGGGGTCTTAAGGGTCCGGAGTACACGCAGGTAGCGGATCCATGGCCGCTGAATCCAGATGGCGAGTTGATGCTGGGGCTTAAAATTGAGGATCGGGAGTGCGTTGCGAATGCCGAGTATATATGCAAGGTGCCGGGGCTGGCATTTGCGGAGTGGGGGCCAGGGGATATGGGTATGTCCTACGGTTTTGCCGATGCACACGATCCACCGTATCCACCGGTTATGGAGGAGGCGCGAAGTATTGTGAAGGGTGCGTGTGATGAGAATGGAATTCATTTTTTGTGTTCGTGGAAGGATTCTTCAAAGAGTGCGGAAGAGAATATCCGGTTTTTGATGGATTGGGGCGTCAGGATTCTCTCTGGCGGCGGAGAAGATCAGGCGAGAATTGGTCGTGCAATTTCGGGCAGGCAGATGCCTGTGTGA